GCTGTCGACCCACTGTCCGAATTTGAAGCCAGTGGCTTCCAGAGTGCCGACCATCCGGAAATCGCGGGATTTATGCAGGGCGATTGATGCTGCGTTGGCACTGTCGCCGATAACGGAGACCATCTGCCGAAGGCCAAGGGCGCTACAACGGTCGATAATAATATCCATCAGCGCGCCGCCCAGGCCCTTACCCTGGCCGTCGGGGGCAATATAGACGGAATTTTCGACCGTGTAGCGATAGGCGATTCTTTCCCGGTAGGGGCCGGCATAGGCATATCCCATTACAATGCCGTCCAGTTCGGCCACATAATAGGGCATCCTCTTTTCCTGCAGGCTGTGAAAGCGCCGGGTCATTTCTATCTCGTCAGGGGCGGCCTCCTCAAAGGACGCCAGCCCGTTCAATACATGATAGGCGTAGATCTCGGTGATACGGGGAAGGTCGCTTGTCCGTGCTTCTCTTATGATAGGCAGGGTGGTCATTGTCGTTATTCCGTTACTTGATTCCGATGAGACCCGCGGAATTCCATTGCTTTTTTTATGTTGCGAAAAAGGGAGCATGAATGTCTCCCCAAAACAATGTCATTTATGTTAATTTTGGGCTTGCCAAGCGGGATTGCTCTGGGTAGAAACCCACCCGCACCGGATGATACGGTGACGCAAGGGCGGTTAGCTCAGCGGGAGAGCACTACGTTGACATCGTAGGGGTCACTGGTTCAATCCCAGTACCGCCCACCATCAAAAAGCCTCGGGAAAGCCCGGGGCTTTTTGCTTTTCCGGACTATTCCTCCTGACAGGTCGATTGTGTGCCCCGTCCTCGGACGCTGCTGGCATCGGTCTCCATATGATCCTTCCCCAGTATCCCAATATGTGAGTTCCTCATCTCTGTCCGAATAACGGAAAAGGGAGAAGGGGGGCAATGTGAGGACATATATGTCTGCTATGTCTACCTGCATATAGGATCGCGTGATGGCCGCCCGTTTATTAAACGCCATTTTGGTTGGGCTGTTGGTGGTAGGTGGTCGATTGATCGATGTTGATATGCAATATTTCTCGCAGGACATAACCGCAGATTCCGCTTTTTGATGGATTTTTCGTCGGGCGGATTGGTGGAGCGGGCCGATTTCCGATAGCCCCTCCGAGGTAAAACCGCAGAATTCTGCCGATCTGAAAAAAGATTCAAAAAAGTTTCAAAAAGGGTTTGACGGTATGGGGTGTGGGGCCTATAAACCGCGCCACGCCACGAGGGCAGCGGGGACGCGGGCCACGGGGCGGGACGGAAAAAAGCGAGACGGAACAGCGAGTTAGCTGGTTGAGATTTTGAAGTCCGTGTTATTTGACAAGTAGATATGTTATGTAAAGAGAAGGGATACGCGGGCGGCGTTTTGGCCGCCGGTCTGATCGTAAGATTGGATAGTATCCAAGGATGCAAGCTTGGGTCCTTGACCATTTATATGGTCATGTGAATGAACCTGAGAGTTTGATCCTGGCTCAGAACGAACGCTGGCGGCAGGCCTAACACATGCAAGTCGAGCGAGAAGGTACCTTCGGGTACTGGAGAGCGGCGGACGGGTGAGTAACGCGTGGGAATATGCCTTTTGGTGGGGGATAACAGTTGGAAACGACTGCTAATACCGCATACGCCCTTCGGGGGAAAGATTTATCGCCGAGAGATTAGCCCGCGTTAGATTAGGTAGTTGGTGAGGTAACGGCTCACCAAGCCGACGATCTATAGCTGGTCTGAGAGGATGATCAGCCACACTGGGACTGAGACACGGCCC
The Aestuariispira ectoiniformans genome window above contains:
- a CDS encoding GNAT family N-acetyltransferase, with amino-acid sequence MTTLPIIREARTSDLPRITEIYAYHVLNGLASFEEAAPDEIEMTRRFHSLQEKRMPYYVAELDGIVMGYAYAGPYRERIAYRYTVENSVYIAPDGQGKGLGGALMDIIIDRCSALGLRQMVSVIGDSANAASIALHKSRDFRMVGTLEATGFKFGQWVDSILMQRALGEGKDTLPE